The following are encoded in a window of Pseudomonas sp. St316 genomic DNA:
- a CDS encoding EAL domain-containing protein — translation MMKGSAFKSLGCAECRNHEALGFDFTMAFQPIFNVRTRAAFAYEALVRGINGESAGYILGMVNDGNRYRFDQACRVKAIEESARLGILEIPNCLLSINFLPKAVYRPETCIRATLEAARLTNFPPDRIMFEVTEGERVDDPDHLKGIFVEYERQGFTTAIDDFGSGYSGLNLLAMFQPQVLKIDMALTRNIDQDLIKQAIVEGIILVARRLGILVIAEGVETHEESSMLLGMGIELMQGYLYARPEVGRLATGRFD, via the coding sequence ATGATGAAAGGCTCTGCATTCAAATCACTCGGTTGCGCCGAGTGCCGTAACCATGAGGCGTTGGGGTTTGATTTCACCATGGCCTTTCAGCCGATTTTCAACGTCCGCACGCGCGCGGCGTTTGCCTATGAGGCGTTGGTGAGGGGCATCAATGGCGAGTCGGCAGGCTACATTCTGGGGATGGTGAACGACGGCAACCGTTATCGATTCGATCAGGCATGCCGCGTGAAGGCCATCGAAGAATCCGCCAGATTGGGCATTCTGGAGATCCCCAATTGCTTGCTGAGCATTAATTTTCTACCCAAGGCCGTGTACCGGCCCGAAACCTGTATCCGGGCGACCTTGGAAGCTGCGCGCCTGACAAACTTCCCGCCAGACAGGATCATGTTCGAAGTCACCGAAGGCGAAAGGGTGGACGACCCGGATCATCTCAAGGGAATTTTCGTGGAGTACGAGCGTCAAGGCTTCACAACCGCCATTGACGATTTTGGTTCTGGCTATTCGGGCCTCAACTTGCTGGCCATGTTCCAACCCCAGGTGCTGAAGATCGATATGGCACTGACCCGCAACATTGATCAAGACCTCATCAAACAAGCGATCGTGGAAGGCATCATTCTGGTCGCCAGGCGCCTGGGGATTTTAGTCATCGCTGAAGGTGTCGAGACCCATGAAGAAAGCTCAATGCTTTTAGGCATGGGTATTGAACTGATGCAGGGGTATTTGTATGCACGGCCTGAGGTCGGCCGTCTTGCTACTGGCCGCTTTGACTAG
- a CDS encoding ATP-binding protein, with the protein MSSIRRRTLTLILGLLFLGLLIITVFNLHDSNHEIAEVYDAQLAQNARLLQGVMRMPMANKEHAELYQAFNSALGQAVPRVDGHPYESKIAFQVWNSQGSVLVHTSSAPSFTSPPGAPGFSEVVDQRSRKWRAFVLDDAQYGLKIWVGERDDVRADLVDRIVRHTVVPNLIGSVVLAAVIWLAIGWGLKPLIDMAAKLRARHPGSLEPLQMMPLPTELEPMQAALNRVLAQIQEVMGRERRFIADAAHEMRTPLAVLRVHAQNLIEAGSEQNRRESLEHLIAGVDRTTRLVNQLLTMARLEPQAGVPTPAVIDLPATVRASLVQLTPWLLSKGLEPVLDVSDDIGPVRIDPVAIDIALNNLVTNAANFSPANGTITVRLARKGDHYELSVEDQGPGIDEAERERLFERFYSRGNDQGAGLGLTIVRTIADHLGGRIRLENRTEGGLCATLEIGRF; encoded by the coding sequence ATGAGCTCGATCCGGCGTCGCACCCTGACGTTGATCCTCGGCTTGCTGTTCCTTGGCCTGTTGATCATCACCGTGTTCAACCTGCATGACAGCAACCACGAAATCGCCGAGGTCTACGATGCCCAGTTGGCGCAAAACGCCCGGCTGTTGCAGGGTGTGATGCGCATGCCGATGGCGAACAAGGAGCACGCCGAGTTGTATCAGGCGTTCAATTCGGCGCTGGGGCAGGCGGTTCCCAGGGTCGATGGCCATCCCTATGAAAGCAAGATTGCCTTTCAGGTCTGGAACTCACAAGGTTCGGTGCTGGTTCATACCTCCAGCGCACCGTCGTTCACCTCACCGCCGGGCGCGCCCGGTTTCAGCGAGGTTGTGGACCAGAGAAGCCGTAAATGGCGGGCGTTTGTCCTGGACGACGCGCAATACGGTTTGAAAATCTGGGTGGGTGAGCGTGACGACGTGCGTGCCGACCTGGTCGACCGCATTGTTCGTCACACTGTCGTGCCCAACCTGATCGGCAGCGTGGTGCTGGCCGCCGTGATCTGGCTGGCCATCGGCTGGGGGCTCAAGCCCCTGATCGATATGGCAGCGAAGTTGCGGGCCAGGCATCCCGGCTCACTCGAACCCCTGCAAATGATGCCGCTGCCTACGGAGCTTGAGCCCATGCAGGCGGCCCTCAACCGCGTCCTGGCGCAGATCCAGGAGGTGATGGGCCGTGAGCGGCGTTTCATTGCCGACGCCGCCCATGAAATGCGTACGCCCTTGGCCGTGCTGCGGGTGCATGCACAGAACCTGATAGAGGCGGGGAGCGAGCAAAACCGTCGCGAGTCCCTGGAGCACCTGATCGCTGGCGTCGATCGCACCACGCGTTTGGTCAATCAACTGCTCACCATGGCGCGGCTCGAACCGCAGGCAGGCGTTCCGACGCCGGCGGTCATCGACCTGCCTGCCACGGTTCGTGCGAGCCTGGTTCAACTGACGCCCTGGTTGTTGAGCAAGGGACTCGAGCCGGTGCTGGATGTCAGCGATGACATCGGCCCGGTTCGCATCGACCCGGTGGCCATCGACATCGCCTTGAATAACCTGGTGACCAATGCGGCCAACTTTTCTCCGGCCAACGGCACGATCACGGTACGACTGGCCAGGAAGGGCGACCACTACGAGCTGTCAGTCGAAGACCAGGGGCCGGGTATCGACGAGGCCGAGCGTGAGCGGCTCTTCGAGCGGTTCTACAGCCGCGGCAATGACCAGGGGGCGGGGTTGGGTCTGACGATTGTACGCACCATCGCGGATCATCTGGGAGGGCGCATACGCTTGGAGAATCGCACCGAGGGTGGGCTGTGCGCGACCTTGGAAATAGGGCGCTTCTAA
- a CDS encoding response regulator: MRLLLIEDDVALGEGIHQALSREGYTVDWVQDGSSALHSLLSETFDLAVLDLGLPRMDGLQVLRRLRDSGSNLPVLILTARDATEDRIAGLDAGADDYLVKPFDLAELKARLRALLRRSAGRAQALIEHAGISLNPGTQQVSYQGQPVALTPKEYQLLHELLSPPGRVMTRDHLMQLLYGWNEEAESNTLEVHIHHLRKKFSTDLIRTIRGVGYLVEERR; this comes from the coding sequence GTGCGTTTATTACTGATCGAGGACGACGTGGCCTTGGGGGAGGGCATCCATCAGGCCCTGAGTCGCGAAGGCTATACCGTCGACTGGGTACAGGATGGCAGCAGCGCCTTGCATTCGCTGCTCAGTGAAACGTTTGACCTGGCGGTGCTTGACCTTGGCTTGCCACGCATGGACGGCCTGCAAGTGTTGCGTCGCTTGCGTGACAGTGGCTCCAACCTGCCCGTGCTGATCCTCACCGCCCGCGACGCCACCGAGGATCGCATCGCCGGGTTGGACGCCGGGGCCGATGATTATCTGGTCAAGCCCTTCGATCTGGCGGAGCTCAAGGCCCGGCTACGGGCCTTGTTGCGCCGCAGCGCCGGCCGCGCCCAAGCCTTGATCGAACATGCCGGCATCAGCCTGAATCCCGGTACTCAGCAAGTCAGTTATCAGGGCCAACCGGTGGCCCTGACACCCAAGGAGTATCAGTTGCTCCATGAACTGCTCTCGCCGCCGGGGCGCGTCATGACCCGCGATCATCTGATGCAGTTGCTCTACGGCTGGAACGAGGAGGCCGAGAGCAACACGCTGGAGGTGCACATCCATCACCTGCGCAAGAAATTCTCCACCGACCTGATTCGTACCATTCGCGGTGTCGGTTACCTGGTGGAGGAGCGTCGATGA
- a CDS encoding tetratricopeptide repeat protein: MKKILACLLIGTLSQSAWALEAADQQRLSDIQQSWAHIQYEVPEGQRADAFEKLAVQASAFKQARQSVAEAWIWSGIVNSSWAGAKGGLGALGKVKDAKGDLEKALALDPKALQGSAYTSLGALYDRVPGWPLGFGDSDKAEQLLQQALQLNPNGIDSLYFWGDHLYRQKRYSEAKAALQKALQAAPRPGRETADAGRRKEIDALLVDVNKQLN; this comes from the coding sequence ATGAAAAAAATCCTCGCTTGCCTATTGATCGGCACCCTGAGCCAGAGCGCCTGGGCGTTGGAGGCGGCCGACCAGCAACGTCTCAGCGACATCCAGCAGAGCTGGGCCCACATTCAATATGAAGTGCCCGAAGGCCAACGTGCTGATGCGTTCGAAAAGCTCGCCGTCCAGGCGTCGGCGTTCAAGCAAGCGCGCCAATCGGTGGCTGAAGCCTGGATCTGGTCTGGCATCGTCAACAGCAGTTGGGCCGGCGCCAAGGGTGGGCTCGGTGCGCTGGGCAAGGTCAAGGATGCCAAGGGCGACCTGGAAAAAGCCCTGGCCCTGGACCCCAAGGCCCTGCAAGGCTCGGCCTACACCAGCCTCGGCGCGCTCTACGACCGGGTGCCGGGTTGGCCCCTGGGTTTTGGCGACTCGGACAAGGCCGAGCAATTGCTCCAGCAGGCTTTGCAACTCAACCCGAACGGCATTGACAGCCTGTACTTTTGGGGCGATCACCTCTACCGTCAGAAGCGCTACAGCGAAGCCAAGGCAGCGCTGCAAAAAGCCTTGCAGGCAGCGCCGCGACCGGGTCGGGAAACGGCCGATGCCGGGCGCCGCAAGGAGATCGACGCGTTACTGGTGGATGTGAACAAGCAACTGAACTGA
- a CDS encoding DUF6691 family protein → MRKLTAFIAGLLFGLGLLLAGMANPKKVLGFLDLAGTWDPSLALVMIGAIGTAIVPLAWARQRTQSLLGSPMQLPVKRELDRRLIGGSLVFGIGWGIAGICPGPAVAILLTGHWQAFVFMLALLAGMLLFSVLENRRGH, encoded by the coding sequence ATGCGCAAACTGACGGCATTCATCGCCGGCCTGCTCTTTGGCTTGGGGTTGCTCCTGGCAGGCATGGCCAACCCGAAAAAAGTGTTGGGTTTCCTGGACCTGGCCGGCACTTGGGACCCGTCCCTGGCGCTGGTGATGATCGGGGCGATTGGCACCGCCATTGTCCCCCTGGCCTGGGCGCGCCAACGGACCCAGTCGCTGCTGGGCAGCCCCATGCAGTTGCCGGTCAAGCGAGAACTGGACCGACGCCTGATCGGTGGCAGCCTGGTGTTCGGCATTGGCTGGGGCATTGCCGGCATCTGTCCTGGTCCCGCCGTGGCCATCCTGCTAACCGGACACTGGCAAGCCTTTGTGTTCATGCTGGCCCTGTTGGCGGGCATGTTGTTGTTCTCCGTGCTGGAAAACCGGCGCGGCCATTGA
- a CDS encoding AraC family transcriptional regulator, whose product MAHASHTTLRAPIKPTRKTSIGGLSPWRESLVKKMILDGLSDTLEIAELAKACALSRSHFSRAFKCSTGQSPQAWIRSQRIARAKQLIRETDLTLTQISLECGFCDQAHFCHIFTHSEGINPFAWRCRELRAQPYTPGCA is encoded by the coding sequence ATGGCTCATGCATCGCACACCACCCTCAGGGCGCCCATCAAGCCCACGCGCAAAACCAGCATCGGTGGCCTGTCTCCCTGGCGCGAAAGCCTGGTCAAGAAAATGATTCTCGACGGCCTGAGCGACACCCTGGAAATTGCTGAACTGGCCAAGGCCTGCGCCCTGTCCCGCAGTCATTTCTCCCGAGCCTTCAAGTGCAGCACCGGCCAGTCCCCTCAGGCCTGGATCCGTAGCCAGCGCATCGCCCGGGCCAAACAACTGATCCGGGAGACCGACTTGACCCTGACGCAAATCAGCCTGGAATGCGGGTTCTGCGATCAGGCGCATTTTTGCCACATCTTCACCCACAGCGAAGGCATCAATCCGTTCGCCTGGCGATGTCGAGAACTGCGCGCTCAGCCGTACACACCTGGCTGCGCGTAA
- a CDS encoding SDR family oxidoreductase, whose translation MRLCDARVVLTGASGGIGQAIAAALCDSGAQVLAVARHRQALQPLLERYPQHLSWVEADLTFLADRRKVLVAAEALGGINLLVNAAGVNHFAMLEQLDDSEINAMLALNISAPICLTKLFLPLLKQADSAMVVNVGSTYGSIGYPGYASYCASKFALRGFSEALRRELADTRVGVLYVAPRATRTSMNSPAADALNQALKANVDDPKTVATAVIHAIVGDRRELYLGWPERFFVGLNSLLPNLVDRGLRKQLPLVRRLSHKPENEHLKP comes from the coding sequence ATGCGCCTGTGTGATGCACGTGTCGTGCTGACGGGGGCCAGCGGCGGAATCGGCCAGGCCATCGCCGCCGCCCTGTGCGACAGTGGTGCGCAGGTGCTGGCTGTGGCCAGGCATCGCCAAGCCTTGCAGCCGTTGCTGGAGCGTTATCCGCAGCACTTGAGCTGGGTCGAAGCCGACCTGACCTTCCTCGCCGATCGGCGCAAAGTGCTGGTCGCCGCCGAGGCCCTGGGGGGCATTAACCTGCTGGTCAATGCCGCTGGCGTGAACCACTTCGCCATGCTTGAACAACTCGACGACAGTGAAATCAACGCCATGCTGGCGTTGAACATCAGTGCGCCGATCTGCCTGACCAAACTGTTTTTGCCGCTGCTCAAGCAGGCCGACAGCGCAATGGTGGTCAACGTCGGTTCGACCTATGGATCAATCGGCTACCCGGGCTATGCCAGCTACTGCGCCAGCAAGTTTGCCCTGCGTGGTTTTTCCGAAGCCTTGCGCCGGGAGTTGGCCGACACCCGTGTCGGGGTGCTCTACGTGGCGCCCCGGGCCACCCGTACCTCGATGAACAGCCCGGCGGCCGACGCGCTCAACCAGGCGCTCAAGGCCAATGTCGACGACCCGAAAACCGTGGCGACGGCGGTGATCCACGCCATTGTCGGTGACCGTCGCGAACTTTACCTGGGCTGGCCTGAACGCTTTTTCGTCGGCCTCAACAGCCTGCTGCCCAACCTGGTGGACCGTGGCTTGCGCAAACAATTGCCGCTGGTGCGCCGCCTCAGTCACAAACCTGAAAACGAGCACCTCAAGCCATGA
- a CDS encoding iron-containing redox enzyme family protein — MSFFDTLQEATQQERQTLFNLPIIRDALNGQVSLASYRGFLIQAYYHVRHTVPLMMACGSRLPAHLEWLRKAVCEYIDEEYGHEQWVLDDIAVCGGDKEAVRNGQPSLPIELMVSFLYDLIARGNPVGLFGMVNVLEGTSIALATHAADSIRQRLELPPTAFSYLSSHGSLDIEHMQTYRGLMNRLEDPADQAAVIHASKVVYRLYTDMFRGLPRDGEHEHAPV; from the coding sequence ATGAGTTTTTTTGACACGTTGCAAGAAGCCACCCAGCAAGAACGCCAGACCCTGTTCAATCTGCCGATCATTCGTGACGCCCTCAACGGCCAGGTCAGCCTGGCCAGTTACCGGGGCTTCCTGATCCAGGCGTATTACCACGTGCGCCATACCGTACCGTTGATGATGGCGTGCGGGTCGCGCCTGCCTGCGCACCTGGAATGGCTGCGCAAGGCCGTGTGCGAATACATCGACGAAGAGTACGGCCACGAGCAATGGGTGCTGGATGACATTGCCGTGTGCGGTGGCGACAAGGAGGCGGTACGCAACGGCCAGCCATCGTTGCCCATCGAACTGATGGTCAGTTTCCTCTATGACTTGATCGCCCGGGGCAACCCAGTGGGCCTGTTCGGCATGGTCAATGTGCTGGAGGGCACTAGTATTGCCCTGGCGACCCATGCCGCCGACAGCATCCGCCAGCGCCTGGAGTTGCCACCCACGGCGTTCAGCTACCTCAGCTCCCATGGGTCGCTCGACATCGAACATATGCAGACCTATCGCGGCTTGATGAACCGATTGGAGGATCCGGCGGACCAGGCTGCGGTGATCCATGCCTCCAAGGTGGTGTACCGGTTGTACACCGACATGTTCCGCGGCCTGCCGCGTGACGGGGAGCATGAACATGCGCCTGTGTGA
- a CDS encoding YeeE/YedE family protein: protein MNLDWINFTPWSSLAGGMLIGLAASLFVVANGRIAGISGLIGSLLQRGSEGLGEKALFLLGLLVAPLVWGVFATLPPIEFQNGWLGLIVAGLLVGVGTRYGSGCTSGHGVCGISRLSPRSMVATACFMLSGFATVFVLRHVMGV from the coding sequence ATGAATCTTGACTGGATCAACTTCACGCCCTGGTCATCCCTGGCCGGCGGTATGTTGATTGGCTTGGCGGCTAGCCTGTTCGTGGTCGCTAACGGCCGGATCGCCGGCATCAGTGGGCTGATCGGCAGCCTGCTGCAGCGGGGCAGCGAAGGCCTGGGCGAAAAGGCTCTGTTTCTCCTGGGCCTGCTGGTCGCGCCGCTGGTATGGGGCGTGTTTGCGACGTTGCCACCGATCGAGTTCCAGAATGGCTGGCTCGGCCTCATTGTCGCGGGCCTGTTGGTGGGTGTCGGCACGCGTTACGGTTCGGGTTGCACCAGTGGCCATGGCGTGTGCGGTATATCGCGCCTTTCACCGCGCTCGATGGTCGCCACGGCGTGTTTCATGCTCAGCGGTTTCGCCACGGTGTTTGTCCTGCGTCACGTGATGGGGGTTTGA
- a CDS encoding FAD:protein FMN transferase, producing the protein MSTEWRRYSLNGETMGTRYTALFYAPAKPDIPAVSHALASAVARVDQQMSTWKPDSDLNRLNNAPLQEWIAVPEELTTVLSAALRVSRQSGGAFDIAVGDLVDAWGFGPGERSITESALDGLPAPTRRSTRAALVVDSQRNQVRKQAPLNLNLNGIAKGFGVDELARCLDRFGITRYLVGIDGEMRARGSKPDEQPWVVAIEKPHRGVREVMGVMELSDAAIATSGDYRHWVDIKGQSFAHTMSPATGAPLCNALAAVTVVSTSCMLADAWATALMVLGENQGPRLAQERGMDALFVVRDGLQLKEISIVGGQLQAQVQTR; encoded by the coding sequence ATGTCTACTGAATGGCGACGCTACAGCCTGAACGGCGAAACCATGGGCACGCGCTACACCGCCCTGTTCTACGCCCCGGCCAAACCCGATATCCCCGCAGTCAGCCACGCGCTGGCAAGTGCCGTGGCCCGGGTGGACCAGCAAATGTCGACCTGGAAACCCGACTCCGACCTCAATCGCCTCAACAACGCACCTTTGCAAGAATGGATAGCCGTGCCCGAGGAGCTGACCACGGTATTGTCTGCGGCGCTGCGCGTCAGCCGGCAATCGGGCGGTGCCTTCGACATCGCCGTTGGTGATCTGGTGGACGCCTGGGGCTTCGGTCCCGGCGAGAGGTCCATCACGGAGTCGGCGCTCGATGGGTTGCCTGCGCCAACTCGGCGCTCGACTCGTGCCGCGCTGGTCGTTGATTCACAACGCAACCAGGTGCGCAAACAGGCACCGCTGAACCTCAATTTGAACGGCATTGCCAAAGGTTTTGGTGTCGATGAACTGGCCCGCTGCCTGGACAGGTTTGGCATCACGCGCTATCTGGTAGGCATCGACGGCGAGATGCGTGCCCGCGGCAGCAAACCGGATGAGCAGCCTTGGGTCGTGGCCATAGAAAAACCCCATCGGGGCGTGCGTGAGGTCATGGGTGTGATGGAACTCAGCGACGCTGCCATCGCCACCTCCGGGGATTACCGACACTGGGTCGACATCAAGGGGCAATCCTTCGCCCATACGATGAGCCCGGCCACCGGTGCCCCGCTGTGCAACGCACTGGCAGCCGTCACGGTGGTATCAACCTCATGCATGCTCGCCGACGCCTGGGCCACAGCGTTGATGGTACTGGGCGAAAACCAAGGCCCCCGCTTGGCGCAAGAACGAGGGATGGACGCATTGTTCGTCGTGCGCGACGGTTTGCAGCTCAAGGAAATATCCATTGTCGGTGGGCAGTTGCAAGCTCAGGTCCAAACGCGCTGA
- a CDS encoding MBL fold metallo-hydrolase yields MKHSLVCALRGAGLALALTSLDALAQAPLQATQVPGYYRLAVGDYEVTALFDGYNDLSPKLLEGLSQSQIRALLARRSIETPGVQTAFNAFLVNTGKQLILVDTGAGQCIGATAGMLSANMQAAGYRPEQVDAILLTHLHLDHVCGLVDDKQQPLFANATVYAAKAEADYWLDPQAMTKAPVGAREFFKIAQDSTAPYVAAGRFKTFASGQSPVPGVNAELEPGHTPGSTTYRFTSQGQSILFMGDLVHNLAVQFEHPEVSIRFDVDNRRAIESRAKVFNEAATAKTWVTAAHLPFPGIGHISAMGGHFQWVPVEYGPYQRAAKVPMIE; encoded by the coding sequence ATGAAGCATTCTCTGGTGTGCGCATTGCGTGGAGCAGGCCTGGCATTGGCGCTGACATCGTTGGACGCTCTGGCCCAGGCGCCGCTGCAGGCCACTCAAGTTCCCGGTTATTACCGCCTGGCGGTGGGGGACTATGAAGTGACGGCGCTGTTCGACGGCTACAACGATCTCTCTCCCAAGCTGCTCGAAGGCCTGAGCCAAAGCCAGATCCGCGCCTTGCTCGCCCGTCGCTCGATTGAAACGCCGGGGGTGCAGACTGCCTTCAACGCTTTTCTGGTCAATACCGGTAAGCAACTGATCTTGGTGGACACCGGTGCCGGCCAGTGCATCGGCGCCACGGCTGGAATGCTCTCGGCGAACATGCAGGCCGCCGGTTATCGCCCGGAGCAGGTTGATGCCATCCTGCTGACTCATTTGCACCTGGATCACGTGTGCGGGCTGGTCGACGACAAGCAGCAACCGTTGTTCGCCAACGCGACGGTCTACGCGGCGAAGGCGGAAGCCGATTACTGGCTCGATCCCCAGGCGATGACCAAGGCGCCCGTCGGTGCCCGGGAGTTCTTCAAGATCGCTCAGGACTCCACCGCTCCTTATGTGGCAGCCGGCCGCTTCAAGACCTTCGCCAGCGGCCAGTCGCCAGTGCCCGGTGTCAATGCCGAACTGGAGCCTGGGCATACGCCCGGCAGCACTACGTACCGTTTTACCTCCCAAGGCCAGAGCATCCTGTTCATGGGGGACCTGGTGCATAACCTGGCGGTGCAGTTTGAGCATCCCGAAGTATCGATTCGTTTCGATGTCGACAATCGACGGGCGATCGAGAGCCGGGCCAAGGTGTTCAATGAGGCGGCCACCGCCAAGACCTGGGTGACGGCGGCGCATCTGCCGTTTCCGGGGATAGGGCATATCAGTGCGATGGGCGGGCACTTCCAGTGGGTACCGGTCGAGTACGGGCCTTATCAACGGGCCGCCAAGGTACCGATGATCGAATGA
- a CDS encoding OprD family porin: MLFAPNHSTMVLKPLWLLALFTGSAAPALAADLGPSTPGFLDGATLEVLSRNFYLNNDYRTPTAAGKSYKQEWAQGFITSFESGFTPGTIGVGIDAHGFLGLKLDGGKGHSGTGLLPLDENGRSEDQYSSAGGALKFNTSRTTLAVGEMTVQSPVFDTADKRLQPEYTSGLLLSSREFEGVDLQAGHFSAFKNQDASTGKGDFSGYGATTRHGAIDFIGADLFTGQALGGALYASELSDTWRQYYANLHTTLGELFLDGNLYHTRDDGKAIAGAIDTTAYSLSGKYRLNAQAFTLAYQKINGDTPFDFVGGDSIYLANSIKYADFNGPGERSWQARYDLDLGTLGIPGLSFMARYVTGRGIDGSHAPQGGAYNPFDTDTNSYRPQQGDGGRHWERDLNLHYIVQSGPAKDLSLQLSHVTHRANTSQGGDDIDRLYLVIEYPLKLGPL, translated from the coding sequence ATGTTGTTTGCACCAAACCACTCAACCATGGTCCTGAAACCGCTCTGGCTGCTTGCCCTGTTCACCGGCAGCGCCGCGCCGGCGCTGGCAGCGGACCTCGGACCAAGCACGCCTGGCTTTCTCGACGGGGCGACGCTGGAAGTCCTCAGCCGCAACTTCTACCTCAACAATGACTATCGCACCCCGACTGCGGCAGGTAAAAGCTACAAACAGGAATGGGCCCAAGGCTTCATCACTTCGTTCGAGTCCGGTTTCACCCCCGGCACGATCGGCGTAGGCATCGATGCCCACGGGTTCCTGGGGTTGAAACTGGACGGCGGCAAGGGGCATTCCGGAACGGGGCTATTGCCGCTGGATGAGAACGGGCGAAGCGAGGACCAGTACTCCAGCGCCGGCGGCGCGCTGAAATTCAACACCTCACGCACCACCCTGGCGGTCGGCGAAATGACCGTGCAGAGCCCGGTATTCGACACCGCAGACAAGCGCCTGCAACCGGAGTACACCAGCGGCCTGCTGCTCTCCAGCCGCGAGTTCGAAGGGGTCGACCTGCAAGCGGGTCACTTCAGTGCGTTCAAGAATCAGGACGCGTCGACCGGCAAGGGTGATTTTTCCGGGTATGGGGCGACGACGCGCCACGGCGCCATCGACTTCATCGGCGCCGACCTGTTCACTGGCCAAGCCTTGGGCGGCGCGCTCTACGCCTCCGAACTGAGCGACACCTGGCGCCAGTACTATGCCAACCTGCATACCACCCTTGGCGAACTGTTCCTCGACGGCAACCTGTATCACACCCGCGACGATGGCAAGGCCATTGCCGGGGCCATCGACACCACAGCCTATAGCCTGAGCGGCAAGTACCGGCTCAATGCCCAGGCGTTCACCCTGGCCTATCAGAAAATCAACGGCGACACGCCCTTCGATTTCGTCGGCGGCGACTCCATCTACCTGGCCAACTCGATCAAATATGCCGACTTCAATGGCCCCGGCGAGCGCTCGTGGCAAGCGCGCTACGACCTTGACCTGGGCACCCTGGGCATCCCCGGCCTGAGCTTCATGGCCCGCTATGTGACTGGACGCGGGATCGACGGCAGCCATGCCCCCCAAGGCGGTGCCTACAACCCGTTCGATACCGATACCAACAGCTACCGTCCGCAACAAGGGGACGGCGGACGCCATTGGGAGCGCGACCTGAACCTGCACTACATCGTGCAGTCAGGCCCGGCGAAGGACCTGTCGTTGCAACTGTCCCATGTCACCCATCGCGCCAACACCAGCCAGGGCGGCGATGACATCGACCGGCTGTACCTCGTTATTGAGTACCCACTCAAGCTGGGGCCGCTCTGA